Part of the Desulfosoma sp. genome, CTACTGGGAAGCGGCCGAAGGGGGCGTCGGGGTTCTTCGGCAACTGGTCCAGGATCCCAGAGCATTAGCGGCCGTAGCCCGTGCCGCTCTGAAGCGCTGCCACTTCAGCGTGGACGAAAACAATGGCGACTCGTGCGCCCGCGCCTGCTATCACTGCCTACTGTCGTACTACAACCAGATAGACCACCAGCTTCTGGATCGCCGGCTCATCCGGGAGGCCCTGGAGCGTCTGAGCCGCTCTTACACCGAATGGCATAGGGCCGAGCGCAACCTCGATGATCATTACCGCTGGCTGCGCTCTCTTACGGACTTGCGCTCAGAGCTAGAGCGACGTTTCATTGACCTACTCTATCACACGGGCCACCGTCTGCCTGACGAGGCGCAAAAGGCTGTGGCCAACTTACCCTGCATTCCGGACTTCTTCTACGAACCCAATATCTGCGTCTTCTGCGACGGCGCAGTACACGACGAATCCGCCCAGAGGCAGCGGGATGCCGTAAGCCGGGCCGAACTTCGGGATCTTGGCTACCGGGTGGTGGTCATTCGCTACGACCGGGACCTCGAGGAACAGGTCCAAGCCTACCCGGATATCTTCGGCGAAGGGAGGAGGAGTGGATGAGCGTGCAAATGGCTGTAGGAAGTATTGTACGCTGCCGCGGCCGCGAATGGGTGGTGTTACCTTCCAGGGAGCCGGAAGTGATATACTTGCGACCGGTGGCCGGTGATGAAGATGAAGCCTGCGGTATCTACCACCCTTTAGTGGAAGATGGGGTTGAGCAGCTTGAACCCGCAACCTTCCCCCTGCCCACACCTGAGGATGCGGGGGACGCGGTAGCCACCAGGCTCCTGTGGGATGCCGCCCGGCTTGCTTTACGCGACGGCGCCGGACCCCTGCGTTCCTTGGCCAGAATTTCGGTGCGGCCTCGAGCCTATCAGTTCGTGCCCTTACTAATGGCTTTGAGGCTTGACCCGGTGAGGATCCTAATTGCCGACGACGTAGGCGTCGGCAAAACCATAGAGGCCCTTCTTATCGCCCGAGAACTTCTTGACCGCGGGGAGGTCCGCCGTCTCTGCGTCCTCTGCCCGCCTTACCTCTGTGACCAATGGCAAATGGAACTAGCGGAAAAATTTCATCTTGAAGCAGTGGTGGTTCGCTCCGGTACGGTAAGTCGTCTGGAGCGCTCTCTGCCCCCGGGCGAGCCCAGCATCTTTAAGTATTATCCTCATCTGGTGGTTAGCATTGATTACGTCAAATCGGACCGGCACCGCCCAGAGTTCCTAACCCATTGCCCCGAATTGGTCATTGTGGACGAAGCTCATGGTGCTGCCTAACCGGGCACGGCTTCCAAAGGCCAGCAGCAGCGGCACGAGCTGTTACGACGACTGGCGGCCAATGAAAAACTCCATTTAGTGCTTCTCACTGCCACCCCTCACAGCGGCATCGAGGCGTCCTTTGTCTCACTCTTGGCCCTCCTAAAGCCTTCTTTTGCCAGCCTTAACTTTCGGCGCCTTACCGAAGAGGAGCGGAAAGAGGTGGCCTACCATTTCGTCCAGCGGCGCCGGCCCGACATCGTTAAGTGGCTGGACGAAGTGACCTCCTTCCCTGAACGAGAGAACGTCGAGGAAACGTACGACCTCTCCCCGGCATACCGAAAGCTTTTTGACCAAGTCTTTCATTTCAGCCGCGAGCTAGTGCGCACCGGCGAGACCCTCTCTGGCTGGCGCCGTCGCATCCGCTACTGGGCTGCCCTGTCCATCTTGCGCTGCGTGATGTCGAGCCCCGCGGCAGCCGCTGCTGCCTTAAGCAAAAAGGTCGCAGTCGAGGCTGAAATCCAGGAAGAGACGGACGCAGCCTATGCTCCTTTCATCTACGACCCGACAGACGAGGAGCCTTTGGACGTGGAACCTTCGCACGTGGTGGAGCAGGGCGAGGCTGAGCTGCCCGAAAGCGGCCGCCGCAAGCTGAGGCAGTTCGCCCGCCTAGCCGAAGAACTTTTGGCCAGCGGCGCGGATACCAAGATTGTTCGTTGTGCCGAGGTCGTGGAAAAGCTCTTGGGCCTCGGCTTTCATCCCATTATCTGGTGCCGTTTTATTGAAACGGCCAAATACGTCGCTTCTGAACTTGCCCGTCGGCTCGTCCCCGCCTTCCCAAACCTGGTGGTGGAGGCGGTCACCGGCAACCTGCCCGAGGAAGATCGGACCCTCCGCGTGGAGGAACTGGCGCGTAAATCGCCCCGGGTATTGGTGGCCACCGACTGTCTGAGCGAGGGCATCAACCTGCAGGAGCACTTTACCGCCGTTCTGCATTATGATCTCCCTTGGAACCCGAACCGCCTAGAGCAACGGGAAGGCCGTGTGGACCGTTTCGGGCAACAGGCGCCGAAGGTCCGAGCCGTGCTCTTCTACGGCCGCGACAATCCCATAGACGGCGCTGTACTCGAGGTGCTTCTGCGCAAAGCAGAAGAAATTAGGAAGAGCCTTGGCGTGGCAGTGCCAGTGCCGGCAGACAGCGAATCGGTTTTGGAAGCGGTCTTCAAAGCCGTAATGACCCGGGTAGAGGGGGCGACCTCAGGGTGGCGGCAGCTGCGGCTGTTTTCTGACAAGACGGTTCTCGATTTCCACCGTCGTTGGCACGAGGCCGCCGGTCGGGAAAAGGAAAGTCGGAGCCGGTTTGCCCAAGGAGCCATAAAACCCGACGAGGTCGAGCGGGAGCTTGCCGAGACCGACCACGTTTTGGGTGATCCGGAGGCAGTGCGGCGATTTGTCTTAAATGCCTGCCAGCGTTTGGGCCTAAAAGTGGAGGCAGCGAGCGACGGCACCTATCTACTCTCAGTGCCCTCGGGGCTCAGGTTACCTTCTCTGGTGGATGAGGCTCTGCCAGCCAGACCCTGGCGGGTGTCCTTCACCTCCCCACCGCCCAAAGGCGCAGCATGGCTGGGAAGAAACCACGCTTTTGTGGGCGCCATGGCTCAGTGGATCCTAGAAAGCGCCTTGGCGGGTGCTAGCCAGGCGGGGGCCCGCTGCGGGGTGGTGCGCACAACTGAGGTGGAGCGCCGCACCGTACTCCTATTACTCCGCCTGCGTTACCTTTTGGAGCAGCCTGACCGCCCGCTGCTTCTAGCCGAGGAGGTAGCCGTGTTCGCCTTCCAAGGTTATCCGCCCGGACGCCTGGTCTTCTTGTCCGAAGAGGAAGCGCACCACCTTTTGCTACGTGCTCGTCCTGACGTGCTCGTGCCTCAGGGCGAGCGGCGGGAGGTGTTAAGTGAGGTTCTGGGCTGGTGGGAGGTACTACTGCCCTACCTCAAAGAACGGGCTAACGCACGGGCGCGGCGGGTATTTGATGCCCATCGCAGGGTGCGGGCAGCAGCGGGACTGGCACGCCGAGGCTTGGCAGTTCAACCGCAGTTTCCTCCGGACTTGTTGGGGGTTCTGGTCCTACTTCCCATTGCGCAAGGAGTGATGAGGTAAAGTGCGCTTTCCATGCTTAAGAATTGAAGGCGGGTTGATTGCCGCCGATCTTCTCGACCACATTTACGAGGGCAGCGCCCCAGGTCAGACTGCTGCTGACTTCGGCCTGAGGGCTCGCTTGGAAAACGAGATTTCCGGCGCTTGGCAGGTGGCGCTTGAGTACTGGGCAGCTTTTCAGCAGCGCCTAGAGCGCCTTCCGGAAACTGACCCGGCCACCACTATCACCCGAGACCAATGGATCATTCCGCTCTTGAGCCTTTTGGACTATGAACCGGTCTACGTTCCACGGGCGGCCCAGATAGAGGGCAAGACCTATGCCGTCTCCCACCGTGCCGATGCGAGTGAGAACGCGCCACCTGTGCACGTGGTAGGCTGCCGCCTAGTTTTAGACCGGCGCCCAGAGAGCGGTCGGCCTCGGCTAGCGCCCCATTCCCTCTTGCAAGAGTACCTAAACCGTAGCGAGCACCTTTGGGGCGTGGTCACCAACGGCTTTCTTCTGCGGCTTTTACGCCAGACCACCCGCCTTACCCGGCCCACTTACATTGAGTTCGACCTCCGGGAGATGATGGGTGGCAAAAACTTTGCCGATTTCTCCCTGTTTTACAGGTTAGCCCACCGCTCCCGCCTGCCACGAGACGACGCGGCGGCATGCTGGCTTGAGCGCTACTACCTCGAGACCATCAAACAGGGCGGCCGAGTGCGCGATCGCCTGCGAGAGAGCGTGAAGAATGCTATTACCATCTTGGGAACGGCCTTTCTTGAGCACCCCGCCAACAATGACCTGAGGGAAAAGGTCCGCACTGGCCAGTTAGACGCGGTAGACTACTACCAAGAACTTCTGCGCCTCATTTATCGCATGCTTTTCCTCTTGGTTGCCGAAGAGCGTGAGCTCCTCACCGCTAACCCAGTGTACCGGCGGCACTACAGCATCAGCCGGCTTCGGAACCTTTGCGAAAACCGCCGGGTCTGGAACCATCATACCGACCTGTGGGAGGCTGCTAAGATCGCTTTTCGCCTTTTAAGTGACGAAAACCACGGGGTTAAGCTAGGTTTGCCTCCACTCAACGGACCGCTCTTCGATCCACAAGGCACCAAGAACATCAACGAATTGGCCCTTACCAACCAAGCCTTCCTGAAGGCCTTCTGGTATCTCTCCATGTACCAGGAAAACGAGCGGGCTCCGTGGCGACGGGTCAACTACGCCGCTCTGGATGTGGAGGAGCTTGGTAGTGTTTACGAAAGCCTTCTGGAATACCACCCGGATCTGAAAGCGGCTAGTTCTGAGATGGCTTTTAACCTACTGGTCGGGATGGAGCGCAAATCCACAGGCTCGTACTACACCCCGCGCACTCTGGTGGATGAGCTAGTGGCCAGCGCGCTGGTTCCGGTCCTCCACGATCGGTTGGCGGGCAAGAACACTCAGGAAGAAAGGGAGCCGACCATCCTTTCCATTAAAGTCTGCGACCCCGCCTGCGGATCGGGCCATTTTCTCTTGGCCGCGGCTAGGCGCTTGGGCTTGGAACTTGCCCGTGTGCGCAGTGAGGTTGACGAACCGTCACCAGAGGCAGTCCGGGAGGCAATCCGTGAGGTCATCGCTCATTGTCTTTACGGCGTGGACAAGAATCCAATGGCCGTGGAACTCTGCAAGGTGGCCTTATGGATTGAAGGGCACCTACCAGGAAAACCGCTCACTTTCCTCGACCACCGCATCCGCTGCGGCGACTCTCTGTTGGGGGTCTTCGACCTATCCGTGCTGGGAAAGGGCATCCCGGACGAGGCCTTCGCCCCTGTAGAGGGCGACGACAAGGCCGTGGCACGGTCCCTGGTCAGAAAAAACAGGAAAGAGCGACTCGGCCAGACGAGGCGGCGTCTTCCCAAATTGGCCGATCTGGGGTGCTTCCTGGAAGAAACAGCACCGCTACTGGCCCTTCCAGACAGCACCCTCGAGGTGGTTAGGGAGAAGACCAAAGCTTATCAGATCATGCGCAAAGAAGAGCCTCTACGTCGCCATCTCAGCGCCTGCCATCTCTGGACCGCCGCTTTCTTTACTAGGCTGAACAGAAACGTTGACCACGTCCCTCTCAGCGGAGACCTAGATGCTTTTCTCAACGGCCATGAGGACCGCCGGCTCACTGAAAAAGCCAGGAAACTGGCGGAAAAACACCGCTTCTTCCACTGGCCCCTGGAATTCCCCGAGGTTTCTAAGGATGGCGGTTTTGATGTGGTGCTCTGCAACCCTCCCTGGGAGCGCATCAAGCTCCAAGAGGAGGAGTTTTTTGCTACCCGGGATACAGAGATTGCCAGAGCTCTCAATAAGGCAGAGCGACGGCGGCTGATTCAAGCCCTTCCGAATAATCGCCCTGCTCTCTGGCAGGAATATCAAGAAGCCAAGCACGCTGCCGAAGCGCAAAGCAAATTCCTGCGGGGCAGCGGCCGCTTTCCGCTTACCGCCCGGGGTGACATCAACACTTACAGCATTTTTGCTGAGCTTTTTTCGCAGCTTCTTCGTCCGTGCGGCCGCGCCGGCGTGGTACTCCCCACGGGCATCGCCACCGATGACACCAACAAGCACTTCTTCGCCCACCTGGTGGAGACCGGGCGGCTGGTGAGCCTTTATGATTTCGAAAACCGTGAGAGAGTTTTTCCGGCAGTAGTTAGTCTTTACAAATTCTCCCTGCTTACCATTCGGGGCCGGACGGAAGAGAAGACTCCGCAGCGCTTTGCTTTCTTCCTCACCCGCACCGAGCAATTGCGCGACGGTCGCCGCGTCTTTGAGATGAGCCCGGAAGACTTGGCCCTCTTTAACCCAAACACCGGCACCTGCCCTGTGTTTCGCACTCGCGAAGACGCTGAACTCACCAAGAAAATCTATCGGCGCGTGCCTGTGCTGGTAAACGAGAGGACAGGAGAGAACCCATGGGGCGTAAGGTTTATGACAATGTTTCATATGGCCAACGACAGCCACCTTTTCCGAACCACGCAAGACCTAGAGGGCCAAGGATATGTGCTTATGCGCGGCCGAGACCTTGGCCGGCCCGACGGTCTCTACTACGTGCGTGGTGACGAGGTCTGGCTGCCTCTCTACGAGGCTAAGATGATCTGGCAGTTCGACCACCGCTTTGGCACTTACAAAGGGGTACCACCAAACACCACCAGCACCCAACTCCCCACACCGCAGGAGGAAGATTGCGCTGACCCACATCATTTTGTGCTTCCGAGGTATTGGGTGAGGGACCAGATGGTGAAGGAGCGGCTCAAGCAGCGGAACCGCAACGGCGGGCAGATTCACTGGAAGTGGGACGGCGGGTGGCTGCTGGGGTTTAGGGACGTGGCTCGTGCCACTGATGTACGCACAGCCATCTTCACCATCCTGCCGCGGGTAGGGGTGGGGCACAAGCTGCCGTTAGTCCTGTACCCAGAGGATCTGAGCGTTCTTAGGGTGATGTGTTTTCTTAACAACATGAACTCTCTTGTGTGCGACTTTGCAGCACGTCAGAAAATAGGTGGGCCCTCCCTAAGCTACTTCATATTAAAACAGCTCCCCGTCCTGCCACCCGATAGCTACACTGTAACTGACCTCTTCTTTACCATCCCCCGCGTCCTGGAGCTGATTTACACCGCCTGGGACCTAGAAACGTTTGCGCGAGAGGTATGGCAAGAGAGCCAACGGGAGCTGCGACAAGATATTGCCCGCCGCTGGCAGGAGTGCTGCGGGTCGTCGCTACAGGTCCATCCGGAGGCCGAAACGATCCCGCCCTTCCGCTGGAATTCTGAGCGCCGTGCCGTCATTCGTGCCGAGCTCGATGCTTATTACGCAAGGCTCTATGGGCTGACCCGCGATGAGCTACGTTACATCCTCGACCCTAAGGACGTCTTTGGCCCCGACTTCCCCGGCG contains:
- a CDS encoding N-6 DNA methylase gives rise to the protein MRFPCLRIEGGLIAADLLDHIYEGSAPGQTAADFGLRARLENEISGAWQVALEYWAAFQQRLERLPETDPATTITRDQWIIPLLSLLDYEPVYVPRAAQIEGKTYAVSHRADASENAPPVHVVGCRLVLDRRPESGRPRLAPHSLLQEYLNRSEHLWGVVTNGFLLRLLRQTTRLTRPTYIEFDLREMMGGKNFADFSLFYRLAHRSRLPRDDAAACWLERYYLETIKQGGRVRDRLRESVKNAITILGTAFLEHPANNDLREKVRTGQLDAVDYYQELLRLIYRMLFLLVAEERELLTANPVYRRHYSISRLRNLCENRRVWNHHTDLWEAAKIAFRLLSDENHGVKLGLPPLNGPLFDPQGTKNINELALTNQAFLKAFWYLSMYQENERAPWRRVNYAALDVEELGSVYESLLEYHPDLKAASSEMAFNLLVGMERKSTGSYYTPRTLVDELVASALVPVLHDRLAGKNTQEEREPTILSIKVCDPACGSGHFLLAAARRLGLELARVRSEVDEPSPEAVREAIREVIAHCLYGVDKNPMAVELCKVALWIEGHLPGKPLTFLDHRIRCGDSLLGVFDLSVLGKGIPDEAFAPVEGDDKAVARSLVRKNRKERLGQTRRRLPKLADLGCFLEETAPLLALPDSTLEVVREKTKAYQIMRKEEPLRRHLSACHLWTAAFFTRLNRNVDHVPLSGDLDAFLNGHEDRRLTEKARKLAEKHRFFHWPLEFPEVSKDGGFDVVLCNPPWERIKLQEEEFFATRDTEIARALNKAERRRLIQALPNNRPALWQEYQEAKHAAEAQSKFLRGSGRFPLTARGDINTYSIFAELFSQLLRPCGRAGVVLPTGIATDDTNKHFFAHLVETGRLVSLYDFENRERVFPAVVSLYKFSLLTIRGRTEEKTPQRFAFFLTRTEQLRDGRRVFEMSPEDLALFNPNTGTCPVFRTREDAELTKKIYRRVPVLVNERTGENPWGVRFMTMFHMANDSHLFRTTQDLEGQGYVLMRGRDLGRPDGLYYVRGDEVWLPLYEAKMIWQFDHRFGTYKGVPPNTTSTQLPTPQEEDCADPHHFVLPRYWVRDQMVKERLKQRNRNGGQIHWKWDGGWLLGFRDVARATDVRTAIFTILPRVGVGHKLPLVLYPEDLSVLRVMCFLNNMNSLVCDFAARQKIGGPSLSYFILKQLPVLPPDSYTVTDLFFTIPRVLELIYTAWDLETFAREVWQESQRELRQDIARRWQECCGSSLQVHPEAETIPPFRWNSERRAVIRAELDAYYARLYGLTRDELRYILDPKDVFGPDFPGETFRVLKEKEERRYGEYRTRRLVLEAWERLEKSESR
- a CDS encoding DEAD/DEAH box helicase, yielding MSVQMAVGSIVRCRGREWVVLPSREPEVIYLRPVAGDEDEACGIYHPLVEDGVEQLEPATFPLPTPEDAGDAVATRLLWDAARLALRDGAGPLRSLARISVRPRAYQFVPLLMALRLDPVRILIADDVGVGKTIEALLIARELLDRGEVRRLCVLCPPYLCDQWQMELAEKFHLEAVVVRSGTVSRLERSLPPGEPSIFKYYPHLVVSIDYVKSDRHRPEFLTHCPELVIVDEAHGAA
- a CDS encoding helicase-related protein; this translates as MAYHFVQRRRPDIVKWLDEVTSFPERENVEETYDLSPAYRKLFDQVFHFSRELVRTGETLSGWRRRIRYWAALSILRCVMSSPAAAAAALSKKVAVEAEIQEETDAAYAPFIYDPTDEEPLDVEPSHVVEQGEAELPESGRRKLRQFARLAEELLASGADTKIVRCAEVVEKLLGLGFHPIIWCRFIETAKYVASELARRLVPAFPNLVVEAVTGNLPEEDRTLRVEELARKSPRVLVATDCLSEGINLQEHFTAVLHYDLPWNPNRLEQREGRVDRFGQQAPKVRAVLFYGRDNPIDGAVLEVLLRKAEEIRKSLGVAVPVPADSESVLEAVFKAVMTRVEGATSGWRQLRLFSDKTVLDFHRRWHEAAGREKESRSRFAQGAIKPDEVERELAETDHVLGDPEAVRRFVLNACQRLGLKVEAASDGTYLLSVPSGLRLPSLVDEALPARPWRVSFTSPPPKGAAWLGRNHAFVGAMAQWILESALAGASQAGARCGVVRTTEVERRTVLLLLRLRYLLEQPDRPLLLAEEVAVFAFQGYPPGRLVFLSEEEAHHLLLRARPDVLVPQGERREVLSEVLGWWEVLLPYLKERANARARRVFDAHRRVRAAAGLARRGLAVQPQFPPDLLGVLVLLPIAQGVMR